In Glycine soja cultivar W05 chromosome 10, ASM419377v2, whole genome shotgun sequence, the genomic stretch ATTGCCTCATCCTTTTAGCACAAGGGCAATCCCGGGAATCCCCGAAACACGCCGAGGAAGACGCCGGCATGAGCTACGCCAAGCACAACAGTAGGAAATTCTTGGAAGCTGCTACCTTGGGGTCTAGCAGGGCAGGGTACTATGTCTATGAATGCAAGACATGTAACAGAACCTTCCCTTCATTTCAAGCACTTGGAGGCCACAGGGCAAGTCACAAGAAGCCTAAGGCATTGATGGCTATTggccaaaagaaaaaacagcAACATCTTTTGTCATCAGATGAGGAAGAGTTTCAATTGAAGACCAATAAGTCACCATTTTCCATTCAATTGAATACAAATGGGAATTTgtacagcagcagcagcaacaacaacaacaagtcCAAGGTGCATGAGTGTTCCATCTGTGGTGCTGAATTCACATCAGGACAGGCATTGGGAGGCCACATGAGACGCCACCGCGCTCCGGTCGGAACCACCCCCACCGCCACCATACTCTCCTTCACCCCGTTGGCTTTGGAACCAGAAGAAGATCACCCCAGAAAGAAAAGGAATGTGTTGAATTTGGAT encodes the following:
- the LOC114370900 gene encoding zinc finger protein ZAT5-like, translating into MVSERTNMEAPEELSFGGSKDHTNIAKGKRTKRVRPQSPIPFSITANSSTGGEKEEGCYNVDDDNNNNIIKNEDINNNNINNINSTPTTSAELQDITDEEEDMANCLILLAQGQSRESPKHAEEDAGMSYAKHNSRKFLEAATLGSSRAGYYVYECKTCNRTFPSFQALGGHRASHKKPKALMAIGQKKKQQHLLSSDEEEFQLKTNKSPFSIQLNTNGNLYSSSSNNNNKSKVHECSICGAEFTSGQALGGHMRRHRAPVGTTPTATILSFTPLALEPEEDHPRKKRNVLNLDLDLNLPAPEDDHRESKFAFASKQQQQQHGQKQPQQHHHPEQKQQQPQQQQTSLVFPVPALVDCHY